Proteins encoded by one window of Haladaptatus sp. ZSTT2:
- a CDS encoding ABC transporter permease, translating into MSLVAIVRKDVHDSIRSGSFIAITLLFALVAGFWAAMKHIPQMYSDTTTPTSTLALLNSMGQPMAFFVPLLGLQISYGAISRERDSGSLKLALSLPNSRSDIVLGKFIGRAAVLSTAILSGYAVVAGIALVTYESFAAVKFILFTMLTVFYGTVYVAIGIGFSSAMTSQHRAFIGATSLFVLFQLGWDLVTAILQTITVGYVPPESGVPPWLIVAHALNPTAAVGYATRTIIPTFDEIMSYPVSASFYPPKWAGFAILTAWLVLSLGYGYRRFQAADIE; encoded by the coding sequence ATGTCCCTCGTCGCGATTGTCAGAAAAGACGTTCACGACTCTATTCGGTCGGGATCGTTCATCGCTATCACGCTGTTGTTCGCCCTCGTCGCCGGGTTCTGGGCGGCGATGAAGCACATTCCTCAGATGTATTCTGATACGACTACCCCGACGAGCACGTTGGCACTGCTCAATAGCATGGGTCAGCCGATGGCCTTCTTCGTCCCGCTGCTGGGATTGCAAATATCCTACGGTGCTATTTCCCGCGAGCGGGATAGCGGGAGTCTCAAACTAGCACTCAGTCTGCCTAACTCGCGGAGTGACATCGTTCTCGGGAAGTTTATCGGACGGGCTGCTGTTCTGTCTACCGCCATTCTTAGTGGCTATGCGGTCGTCGCTGGCATCGCTCTGGTCACATACGAGTCGTTCGCAGCTGTCAAATTCATCCTATTTACCATGCTAACGGTTTTCTACGGGACGGTCTATGTCGCAATCGGGATTGGGTTCTCTTCGGCGATGACGTCTCAACATAGGGCGTTTATCGGTGCGACGAGTCTCTTCGTCTTGTTCCAGTTAGGATGGGACTTGGTGACGGCAATTCTGCAGACGATTACCGTTGGGTACGTTCCCCCAGAGTCCGGTGTTCCTCCCTGGTTAATCGTCGCTCACGCGCTCAATCCAACAGCGGCAGTCGGCTATGCAACGCGTACGATTATCCCCACGTTCGACGAGATAATGTCGTATCCGGTCTCAGCCTCGTTCTACCCACCGAAGTGGGCTGGGTTCGCCATTCTCACGGCGTGGCTTGTTCTCTCACTTGGGTACGGCTATCGTCGGTTCCAGGCAGCGGACATTGAGTAA
- a CDS encoding TCP-1/cpn60 chaperonin family protein has product MLSQNITGAKIVGDFIATTLGPRGMDKLLYDTDDADDGLGNYFEVTNNGAYLLKRLPFQSPGGRVIARVAAAQEERCGDGTTTTAIYASEILRAVEPLIEQGLHPTTIASGIKEAVTIATETIHAESRPVTLSDDELLTAVAQTTLQGKTAEPILDTLSQWSVEAVRTLAQEHESEVRVNTDLVQIESLRSGTITDTELVDGMVLKKSFAGNYEPTNLDNPNIAVVTQGFARAEAIRHRLSSDSHSSTQTVTYELSDPDSVDAFADFEVEHVTELLEPLIAADVDVVLVGDRVEDELLPYFDAAEIAVVRNARTDRMQKVARATGATINTHLRDFDSTDTGKTARLERRRYPGIEQNALLFWGGAGEQVVSVLAHGSTWMSGWELERNIMNAIRSVSAAVESGQVVPGGGAIEITVARQLRESAPAVGGRESLVIEAVADALEGIPKTLARNAGMDLVNTLTTLRAAHWNSRKATGVLGQDRVVGNVVEHGILEPATSKRYALEAAASVATTILRIDDVLPASS; this is encoded by the coding sequence GTGCTATCACAAAATATCACTGGGGCGAAAATCGTTGGCGATTTCATTGCCACGACGTTGGGACCGCGAGGGATGGACAAACTCCTGTACGATACCGACGATGCAGACGATGGCCTTGGCAACTATTTCGAAGTGACGAATAACGGAGCGTACTTGCTCAAACGCCTCCCATTTCAATCGCCCGGAGGCAGGGTTATCGCCCGCGTGGCAGCTGCACAAGAGGAGCGATGCGGCGACGGCACAACGACAACGGCGATTTATGCAAGCGAGATACTCCGAGCTGTCGAACCACTCATCGAACAGGGACTCCATCCGACGACTATCGCTAGTGGAATCAAGGAGGCGGTCACCATTGCGACCGAAACTATCCACGCCGAATCACGGCCGGTGACGCTGTCCGATGACGAACTGCTCACAGCAGTTGCCCAAACAACCCTCCAAGGGAAAACGGCAGAGCCGATTCTCGACACCCTGAGCCAGTGGTCGGTCGAAGCCGTCCGAACGCTCGCACAGGAACATGAGAGTGAGGTTCGGGTGAACACAGACCTCGTACAAATCGAATCGCTTCGCTCTGGGACAATCACCGATACGGAACTCGTCGACGGGATGGTTTTGAAAAAATCATTCGCCGGAAACTACGAGCCAACCAACTTGGACAATCCCAACATCGCGGTCGTTACCCAAGGATTCGCCAGAGCAGAGGCAATTCGCCACCGGCTCAGTAGCGATAGTCATTCGAGCACCCAAACGGTGACCTACGAGCTCTCCGATCCGGATAGCGTCGATGCCTTCGCTGACTTCGAAGTCGAACACGTTACAGAACTGCTCGAACCACTCATCGCTGCAGACGTAGACGTGGTGCTTGTCGGGGATCGCGTTGAAGACGAGTTACTCCCATACTTCGATGCCGCAGAGATTGCCGTCGTACGAAACGCACGAACAGACCGAATGCAGAAGGTTGCCCGCGCCACTGGCGCGACCATCAACACCCATCTCCGCGACTTCGACAGCACCGATACCGGGAAAACGGCCCGACTTGAGCGACGGCGGTACCCAGGAATCGAACAGAATGCACTCCTGTTTTGGGGTGGCGCTGGTGAACAGGTCGTCTCAGTATTGGCCCATGGCAGTACATGGATGTCCGGGTGGGAACTCGAACGAAACATCATGAATGCCATTCGGTCTGTCAGCGCTGCAGTCGAGAGCGGGCAGGTCGTTCCCGGTGGTGGTGCCATTGAAATCACCGTCGCTCGACAGCTTAGAGAGTCCGCACCAGCAGTTGGTGGCCGAGAGTCGCTTGTCATCGAGGCGGTTGCAGATGCCCTCGAAGGCATCCCAAAGACACTCGCTCGTAACGCCGGAATGGACCTAGTCAATACGCTCACCACGCTACGAGCGGCCCACTGGAATAGCCGGAAGGCGACCGGCGTTCTCGGACAGGACCGGGTTGTCGGTAACGTCGTCGAACACGGTATTCTCGAACCAGCGACGAGCAAGCGCTATGCACTCGAAGCCGCAGCGAGCGTCGCGACGACAATCCTCCGAATTGACGACGTTCTTCCAGCAAGTTCGTAA
- a CDS encoding 3-hydroxyacyl-CoA dehydrogenase family protein, which yields MGAELASSETEIARVAVVGAGTMGYGIALTFALGGKSVVLFDIDETALKTAAENIHETVETLHAHGELTQDETEVVEARISYESSLETAVQDADLVTEAVSEDMELKQTVFDKLGTHAPEEAILATNTSGLSITEIASVVDNQSRVVGTHYFNPPYIVPVVELVKGTETADSTVTTLAALFETIDKTPVVVERDIPGFIVNRIQTAMAYEAESLLNSGVASAEDIDRAVKGSLGFRLPILGIFEKSDHSGLDVHHDVISHLLPHLDRGTEPHEFLTELVTAGNYGVKTGQGVYNWEGKDMDSVYAARDESLFAQLAVYRDSLTETK from the coding sequence ATGGGAGCAGAATTAGCGAGTAGTGAGACCGAGATAGCGCGGGTTGCAGTTGTCGGTGCGGGAACGATGGGCTACGGAATCGCACTCACCTTCGCACTTGGAGGGAAATCCGTCGTCCTGTTCGATATTGATGAAACAGCGTTGAAAACGGCAGCCGAGAATATCCACGAGACCGTTGAGACACTCCACGCGCACGGAGAGCTGACGCAGGATGAGACGGAGGTGGTCGAAGCACGAATCTCATACGAGTCATCGCTCGAAACGGCAGTCCAGGATGCAGACCTCGTGACAGAGGCCGTCTCTGAAGACATGGAATTGAAACAGACCGTGTTCGACAAACTCGGTACACACGCTCCCGAGGAAGCCATTTTGGCAACGAACACGTCCGGACTGTCGATTACCGAGATTGCATCCGTCGTCGATAATCAATCGCGAGTGGTCGGTACCCACTACTTCAACCCTCCGTACATCGTGCCCGTTGTCGAACTCGTAAAAGGCACCGAAACTGCCGATTCGACTGTCACTACGCTCGCTGCGCTGTTCGAAACAATCGATAAGACGCCGGTCGTCGTCGAGCGTGATATCCCCGGATTTATCGTAAATCGTATCCAGACTGCGATGGCGTACGAGGCAGAATCGTTGCTTAACAGCGGGGTTGCGAGTGCCGAAGACATCGACCGAGCAGTGAAAGGGAGCCTCGGATTCCGCTTGCCGATACTCGGCATCTTCGAAAAGTCCGACCACTCTGGACTCGATGTCCACCACGACGTAATCTCGCATCTCCTCCCCCACCTCGACCGGGGCACTGAGCCCCACGAGTTTCTCACTGAGTTAGTCACAGCGGGAAACTACGGCGTGAAAACCGGACAAGGGGTTTACAACTGGGAGGGAAAAGATATGGACAGCGTATATGCAGCGCGCGATGAATCGTTGTTCGCCCAGCTGGCGGTGTACCGTGATTCGCTCACGGAAACGAAGTAG
- a CDS encoding gamma carbonic anhydrase family protein: MSQNQSFLSPEPLFGAKPQVAESAFVSKMAYLIGDVLVGERASLWPFVCLRGDGGETVVGNETNVQEFSMLHGALLGDAVTIGHNVVVDYATVEDHSLIGMQSTVLKGATVESNCIVAAGSVVLQDQTIPEGHLAYGAPAKTKPLTEGQRAEIERVHEHYVELGSQYKETGRFE; the protein is encoded by the coding sequence ATGAGTCAGAATCAGTCATTCCTCTCTCCTGAACCGCTCTTTGGCGCGAAACCACAGGTTGCTGAGTCAGCGTTCGTCTCGAAGATGGCATACCTGATAGGGGATGTTCTCGTCGGTGAGCGAGCGAGCCTCTGGCCGTTTGTCTGTCTACGCGGTGACGGCGGCGAAACAGTCGTTGGAAACGAAACGAACGTCCAAGAGTTTTCCATGCTCCACGGTGCGCTTCTTGGAGACGCGGTCACCATTGGCCACAACGTCGTCGTCGACTACGCAACGGTCGAGGACCATTCGCTCATCGGGATGCAAAGTACAGTTCTCAAAGGGGCCACTGTCGAATCGAACTGCATCGTCGCCGCCGGAAGCGTCGTGCTTCAGGACCAGACAATCCCAGAAGGCCATCTTGCCTACGGGGCACCCGCAAAAACCAAACCGCTTACTGAGGGACAACGAGCTGAAATCGAGCGAGTTCACGAACACTACGTTGAACTCGGCAGCCAGTACAAGGAGACCGGTCGATTTGAATAG
- a CDS encoding carbohydrate ABC transporter permease, whose amino-acid sequence MKLNSVNPSAGVEKWLQQHVPKRIRDRSDRILLYLLASIAVVYSLFPLLWMGITSLQPEQLLFSWPPQISPELWTLTHYADLIETNSEFFLYYRNSVITSTFATVMTITLGTLGAYSISRFEYMGREFIDSSILLIYMFPAIVLVIPLSVLMNDMGLDNSWFGLSLVYLTFSLPFSIWVLREFFNGIPYSLEEAAMIDGASRMQAFYHVVLPNALPGIIATSIFTWSLAWNDYLWASVIMTSSQMQTLPVGLSQMLTSANPPWGQFMAATTLVTLPVLILYIFVQDHLVKGFGAGGVKG is encoded by the coding sequence ATGAAGCTTAATTCAGTCAATCCGTCAGCCGGCGTCGAGAAGTGGCTACAACAACACGTCCCAAAGCGGATTCGAGATCGGAGCGATCGCATCTTGTTGTACCTGCTCGCGTCAATCGCTGTCGTTTACTCGCTGTTTCCGCTGCTGTGGATGGGTATTACGTCACTCCAGCCAGAACAACTGTTGTTCTCTTGGCCCCCACAGATTAGTCCGGAACTGTGGACGTTGACCCACTACGCGGATCTGATCGAGACGAACTCTGAGTTCTTCCTCTACTACCGCAACAGCGTCATCACCTCCACCTTTGCGACGGTGATGACGATTACGCTCGGGACGCTTGGCGCGTATAGCATCTCTCGGTTCGAGTACATGGGTAGGGAGTTCATCGACAGCTCGATTCTGTTGATTTACATGTTCCCCGCGATCGTGCTCGTTATTCCACTCAGCGTGCTGATGAACGATATGGGGCTGGACAACTCCTGGTTTGGCCTGTCATTGGTCTATCTGACGTTCTCCCTGCCGTTTAGCATCTGGGTGCTCAGGGAGTTCTTCAACGGGATCCCCTACTCATTAGAGGAGGCTGCGATGATCGACGGCGCCTCGCGGATGCAGGCGTTCTACCACGTCGTGTTACCGAACGCACTTCCCGGAATCATCGCAACGTCCATCTTCACGTGGTCGCTCGCCTGGAACGACTATCTGTGGGCGTCGGTCATCATGACGTCGAGTCAGATGCAGACGCTTCCGGTGGGATTGAGTCAGATGCTCACCTCTGCGAACCCACCATGGGGGCAGTTCATGGCCGCAACGACGCTTGTGACCCTACCAGTGTTGATTCTGTACATCTTCGTCCAGGATCACCTCGTGAAGGGATTCGGTGCCGGAGGTGTGAAAGGATAG
- a CDS encoding carbohydrate ABC transporter permease — translation MSIMERNKRSWQSIRGFASRVVRRDITESELGVSLIVPTLLVFAVIVIFPLLFAIYLGFHSSSGFSMTLEWAGLSNYTRLFSTNDFWVSLKNNVVWAFGTMFLQLVLGVAIALLLHREFKGRKLFRGAVLFPYMVPTIVAVFNFRWIFNATYGVFNYLIVTAGLVEEPIVFFGYEHAMTTAILLGVWRFTPFVVITVLARLQTIPPSLYEAAELDGAYKFAKFRYVTLPQLYNILVIVVLLRSVWMFKKFAPIYLLTGGGPGISTQILPIYAYIEAYQGLNFGYAAAIANVMFVIMMVAGFLYLQKFYKQGGTKNEA, via the coding sequence ATGAGCATAATGGAACGTAACAAACGGAGTTGGCAATCCATCAGAGGATTTGCCTCCCGAGTGGTGCGAAGAGACATCACTGAAAGCGAGTTGGGCGTTTCGTTAATCGTCCCCACATTACTCGTTTTCGCAGTGATCGTCATCTTCCCACTCTTGTTCGCCATCTACCTGGGTTTCCATTCTTCGTCAGGGTTCAGTATGACGCTCGAATGGGCTGGTTTGAGTAATTACACCAGACTCTTTTCGACAAACGACTTCTGGGTGTCGTTGAAGAACAACGTGGTCTGGGCGTTTGGAACCATGTTCTTACAGCTGGTTCTCGGCGTTGCAATCGCGCTATTGCTACACCGCGAATTCAAGGGACGGAAGCTCTTCCGTGGAGCAGTTCTGTTCCCGTATATGGTGCCAACCATCGTCGCGGTGTTCAACTTCCGGTGGATATTCAACGCGACGTATGGGGTGTTCAACTACCTCATCGTCACGGCAGGATTGGTCGAAGAACCAATCGTGTTTTTCGGGTACGAACACGCAATGACGACGGCCATCTTGCTTGGTGTCTGGCGGTTTACCCCATTCGTGGTGATCACCGTGCTCGCCCGCCTCCAGACGATTCCACCAAGCCTCTACGAAGCGGCTGAGCTAGATGGCGCGTACAAATTCGCAAAGTTCCGATACGTTACACTCCCGCAACTGTACAACATCCTCGTGATTGTTGTGTTGCTTCGGAGTGTGTGGATGTTCAAGAAGTTCGCACCCATCTATCTGCTCACCGGCGGGGGGCCAGGAATCTCGACCCAGATTCTCCCCATCTACGCATACATAGAGGCCTACCAGGGGCTCAACTTCGGCTACGCAGCCGCGATAGCGAACGTGATGTTCGTCATCATGATGGTTGCTGGCTTCTTGTATCTACAAAAATTCTACAAGCAAGGAGGAACGAAAAATGAAGCTTAA
- a CDS encoding ABC transporter substrate-binding protein produces MASHTNTESPNGDEQWNRRMFLTGAGAAGAAALAGCLGGSESDSGDGSSESSKLKLLTTYTSSASKRSYNEANDSFKANHENLEIEMGYTSWEKIYNRLVQAARTEDWPDLVFFLDNELNLLLKDQGFIEDPKRLMDAAEESAGKIAADVPETHYLDKDGSFYTMQSNSQSNTTWMRTDVLEAIGEEYPESWNDELRVLKKAHESDEFPNLHGTAISTAKNAYMATVFFSRLRGAGGNALDPEKNVAFDSQVTRDTLEHWNAMAEYGAPGKESFSYGDIYTNFAADKVASCQYWGRTYINVIEQTPDIADKVTTFSHAQPDNDKASPDEKSLMSGDGGQLIKGGENKEAAVEWWKNYVKPEFFVDKFMKGTPGNTVPMYEGHQDAWDEFDVWTDYEHGTEIRDNLVADTRKAHPKCRAGPEFEAFPELANIIKKPVMSGPGSSYFAGNISVDEAAKEMAKKAEQEVANYGSGN; encoded by the coding sequence ATGGCTAGTCATACCAACACAGAGTCACCTAACGGTGATGAACAATGGAATCGCCGCATGTTTCTCACGGGCGCAGGGGCTGCCGGCGCTGCAGCGCTTGCTGGATGTCTTGGTGGGTCTGAGTCCGATTCAGGAGATGGCTCATCGGAAAGCTCGAAATTAAAACTGCTGACGACGTACACTTCATCAGCTTCGAAACGCTCCTACAACGAAGCGAACGATTCATTCAAAGCGAATCACGAAAACCTCGAGATTGAGATGGGGTACACGAGCTGGGAGAAAATTTACAACCGGCTGGTTCAGGCTGCGCGGACAGAAGATTGGCCAGACCTCGTGTTCTTCCTCGACAACGAATTGAATCTCCTGTTGAAAGACCAAGGGTTTATCGAAGATCCGAAACGGTTGATGGATGCTGCTGAGGAGTCTGCTGGGAAGATTGCCGCTGACGTCCCCGAGACTCATTATCTCGATAAAGACGGGTCGTTCTACACGATGCAGTCGAACAGTCAATCGAACACCACCTGGATGCGCACAGACGTGCTCGAAGCCATCGGTGAAGAGTACCCAGAGTCGTGGAACGACGAACTGCGAGTGCTCAAGAAGGCGCACGAATCGGACGAGTTCCCGAACCTCCACGGTACCGCCATCTCGACAGCGAAAAATGCCTACATGGCCACTGTGTTCTTCTCGCGTCTCCGTGGTGCTGGCGGAAACGCACTCGACCCCGAAAAGAACGTCGCGTTCGACTCTCAAGTGACGAGAGACACCTTAGAACACTGGAACGCGATGGCCGAATACGGCGCACCGGGCAAAGAGTCGTTCAGTTACGGCGACATCTACACCAACTTCGCAGCCGACAAGGTTGCATCGTGTCAGTACTGGGGTCGGACGTACATCAACGTCATCGAACAAACACCCGACATCGCGGACAAGGTGACGACATTTTCACACGCCCAACCAGACAACGACAAGGCGAGTCCCGACGAGAAATCGCTCATGTCGGGTGACGGTGGCCAGCTCATCAAAGGAGGTGAAAACAAGGAGGCAGCCGTCGAATGGTGGAAGAATTACGTGAAGCCAGAATTCTTCGTCGATAAGTTCATGAAAGGAACGCCCGGAAACACCGTTCCGATGTACGAAGGACACCAGGACGCATGGGATGAGTTCGACGTGTGGACTGACTACGAACACGGAACGGAGATCCGTGATAATCTCGTGGCTGACACCCGGAAAGCGCACCCGAAGTGCCGTGCTGGCCCCGAGTTCGAGGCGTTCCCGGAACTGGCAAACATCATCAAGAAACCGGTGATGAGCGGGCCTGGTTCCAGCTACTTTGCGGGCAACATCAGCGTCGACGAAGCGGCGAAAGAAATGGCAAAGAAAGCAGAACAGGAGGTTGCCAACTATGGCAGCGGAAACTGA
- a CDS encoding ABC transporter ATP-binding protein translates to MARVSIENLTKVYGKDVVAVDDVSIDIQDGEFVTLVGPSGSGKSTILRMLAGIVSATDGTISFGSHDVTDTPPQQRDIAMVFQNYALYPNMTVRGNMEFGLKMQGMAKQKRAEAVEEAAAMLQIQDLLDREIQALSGGQQQRVALGRSLVRDPEVFLLDEPLANLDAKLRVDMRATLVELQRKLGVTTVYVTHNQIEAMTMSDRVAVVHQGEIQQLAAPQELFNNPTNQFVADFIGTPSMNFLDCEVTHESDSVILDTGIHQITLPTGEESVVSMQEKTTNGANYTLGVRPQHFNVNAEGGATGETSRTARMEVIMVETAGDEYILHLEKNGERVIVVVDEGTEVARGDTIEIEFIPERMHLFDAADGRAVV, encoded by the coding sequence ATGGCCAGAGTTAGCATTGAAAATTTGACGAAAGTCTACGGTAAAGACGTCGTCGCGGTGGATGACGTCTCCATAGATATCCAAGATGGTGAGTTTGTCACACTGGTTGGCCCCAGTGGCAGTGGAAAATCGACGATTCTACGCATGCTCGCCGGCATCGTTTCCGCAACCGACGGTACAATCTCGTTTGGATCACACGACGTCACCGACACTCCCCCACAGCAACGTGACATTGCGATGGTGTTCCAGAACTATGCCCTGTACCCGAACATGACCGTCAGAGGGAACATGGAATTCGGGTTGAAGATGCAGGGGATGGCAAAACAGAAACGAGCGGAGGCCGTCGAGGAAGCGGCCGCGATGCTTCAGATTCAAGATCTGCTCGACCGAGAGATCCAGGCGCTCTCTGGGGGACAACAACAGCGTGTGGCTCTCGGTCGGAGCCTCGTGCGAGACCCTGAGGTATTCTTGCTCGACGAGCCACTCGCGAACCTCGATGCGAAGTTGCGCGTGGACATGCGTGCAACCCTCGTTGAACTTCAGCGGAAGCTCGGTGTGACGACCGTGTACGTCACGCACAACCAGATCGAAGCAATGACCATGAGTGACCGGGTCGCTGTCGTCCATCAGGGAGAGATACAACAACTGGCAGCACCACAGGAATTGTTCAACAACCCCACCAACCAGTTCGTGGCGGACTTCATCGGAACGCCGAGTATGAATTTCCTCGATTGTGAGGTGACCCACGAGAGTGATTCGGTGATTCTCGATACAGGAATACACCAAATTACGCTCCCTACAGGTGAAGAATCGGTGGTATCGATGCAAGAGAAAACGACCAATGGAGCCAACTATACTCTCGGTGTCAGGCCACAACACTTCAACGTTAACGCGGAAGGAGGGGCAACAGGCGAGACGTCGCGCACGGCTCGAATGGAGGTTATCATGGTCGAAACAGCTGGTGACGAGTATATCTTACATCTCGAGAAAAACGGTGAACGGGTGATTGTTGTCGTGGATGAGGGAACGGAGGTCGCGCGCGGCGACACCATCGAAATCGAATTTATCCCTGAGCGGATGCACCTCTTTGACGCTGCAGACGGTCGGGCTGTGGTCTGA
- a CDS encoding SDR family NAD(P)-dependent oxidoreductase, translating into MSLNSTAVVTGGGRGIGQAICLELARSGSDVVIADINEEAMEETKQLVEDEGQRALTVETDLQQLSDVKHTVDQALEAFDSIEILVNNAGIAGPTRYCEEITQDEWEQTMNVNLRGPFYMCREVLPIMKDQSYGRIVNIASVSGKRPLEQRLPYATTKMGLIGFTRTLAAEVGEHDINVNAICPGSVDGPRITKVFEEKANATGQKYADVRAAAEEASPRGELVSREDVAKVAVFLSSSGSDRITGQDINVSAGKVMY; encoded by the coding sequence GTGAGCCTGAATAGCACAGCCGTCGTTACCGGCGGCGGTCGTGGAATCGGCCAAGCAATCTGTCTCGAACTCGCACGAAGTGGGTCCGACGTTGTAATCGCCGACATCAACGAAGAAGCGATGGAGGAGACAAAACAGCTCGTCGAAGACGAAGGGCAACGAGCCCTTACCGTGGAAACAGACTTGCAGCAACTTTCAGACGTAAAACACACCGTTGACCAGGCGCTCGAAGCGTTCGACTCAATCGAGATTCTGGTGAACAATGCGGGAATCGCCGGTCCGACTCGATATTGCGAGGAGATAACGCAGGACGAATGGGAGCAGACGATGAACGTCAACCTTCGAGGTCCGTTCTACATGTGTCGGGAGGTTCTCCCGATAATGAAAGACCAGTCCTATGGCAGAATCGTTAACATCGCGTCCGTAAGCGGGAAGCGGCCACTCGAACAACGACTCCCCTATGCGACGACAAAGATGGGACTAATCGGCTTTACTCGAACGCTCGCTGCTGAAGTCGGCGAACACGATATCAACGTAAATGCCATCTGTCCCGGTTCCGTCGACGGCCCTCGAATCACAAAGGTGTTCGAGGAGAAGGCGAATGCGACTGGACAGAAGTACGCTGATGTTCGAGCGGCAGCAGAGGAGGCAAGCCCACGTGGCGAATTGGTCTCACGAGAAGATGTCGCCAAAGTCGCTGTGTTCCTCAGTTCGAGTGGGTCAGACCGAATTACTGGTCAAGACATCAACGTCTCGGCTGGCAAGGTCATGTACTGA
- a CDS encoding 3-keto-5-aminohexanoate cleavage protein — MVYSGYQDYFDKKVIISVATTGGLHGEEANPNLPTQPDEIAEDVRECEKLGASIVHLHARNPDGSDTKSVERFQAIRDAIDERCEDIIINFTTGGGQSREDRIRPVLETDPSPDVATIDLGPLNFGPRTVRKYCREQNEEFATQMAEHGVKPEMELFHPGHFTEVNHLIKEGYLDEPYWCTLILGMQTGTIPNPRNLLNLVDNLPDGAEWQCLAVGKHQLPLTTMAMAMGGHVRVGLEDNVYYRKGDLAESNAQLVARAVRIAGELERPVASPAETREILGL, encoded by the coding sequence ATGGTATACAGTGGCTACCAAGACTACTTCGATAAGAAAGTCATCATCAGCGTCGCCACGACTGGTGGACTTCACGGAGAAGAAGCGAATCCGAACCTTCCAACGCAACCAGACGAGATTGCAGAAGACGTCCGCGAATGTGAGAAACTGGGTGCTTCGATTGTCCATTTACACGCTCGAAATCCTGATGGGTCTGACACCAAGTCCGTCGAACGATTCCAGGCGATTCGCGACGCAATCGACGAACGGTGTGAGGATATTATCATCAACTTCACCACCGGAGGTGGCCAGTCTCGCGAAGACCGTATCCGCCCTGTCTTAGAGACTGATCCGAGTCCCGATGTTGCGACGATTGATTTAGGTCCACTCAATTTCGGGCCGCGAACGGTTCGGAAATACTGCCGAGAGCAAAACGAAGAGTTCGCAACCCAGATGGCAGAACACGGTGTGAAACCAGAGATGGAACTGTTCCACCCCGGCCATTTTACCGAAGTGAACCACCTCATCAAAGAAGGCTATCTCGACGAGCCATACTGGTGTACGCTCATTCTTGGGATGCAGACGGGGACGATTCCGAATCCGCGAAACCTGCTTAATCTCGTCGATAATCTCCCCGACGGGGCTGAATGGCAGTGCCTCGCAGTCGGTAAACACCAGCTGCCACTGACTACGATGGCGATGGCAATGGGTGGGCACGTCCGAGTTGGGCTCGAAGATAACGTCTACTATCGCAAAGGCGACCTCGCAGAGAGCAACGCCCAGCTCGTAGCCAGAGCCGTTCGAATTG